ATCAGCCACTGTCTCCGCTCCCAAACGCGAAACAGATCCGAAGAAACGAGTCGTGATTACTGGTATGGGTCTCGTCTCCGTGTTTGGCAACGACGTTGATGCTTACTACGAGAAACTGCTCTCTGGTGAGAGTGGGATCAGTTTGATTGACCGTTTCGATGCGTCCAAGTTCCCGACTCGATTCGGTGGTCAGATCCGTGGGTTTAGCTCTGAAGGTTATATCGATGGCAAGAATGAGCGTAGGCTTGATGATTGTTTGAAGTATTGCATTG
Above is a window of Camelina sativa cultivar DH55 unplaced genomic scaffold, Cs unpScaffold08064, whole genome shotgun sequence DNA encoding:
- the LOC109131916 gene encoding 3-oxoacyl-[acyl-carrier-protein] synthase I, chloroplastic-like; amino-acid sequence: QSSSLRASPPNPLRLPSNRQSHQITNARPLRRQRSFISASASATVSAPKRETDPKKRVVITGMGLVSVFGNDVDAYYEKLLSGESGISLIDRFDASKFPTRFGGQIRGFSSEGYIDGKNERRLDDCLKYCIVAGKKALESANLGG